DNA from Deltaproteobacteria bacterium:
ACGAAGGCGCAGATATTTTAATGATCAAACCCGCCCTTTCCTATTTAGACGTCATTAGAAAAGTTAAGGACATCTCGAACTTACCCGTGGCCGCCTACAACGTTAGTGGTGAGTACGCCATGGTAAAAGCCGGTGCCGCCAAAGGCTGGGTTAATGAAATGCCGATCGTCACCGAAATCTTAACTTCCATTCATCGCTCTGGGGCTGATATTATTTTCACCTATCATGCACCAGAATATGCGGCCTTTTGGTCCAAGGAGCTTCAATGATTGTCCACCGTTGGCAAGGAGTTAAAACCTTGACCACTGAAGAAATTAAAAAGTGCTATCAAATAAAAAAAGATCAAGATTTTGTCCTTGAAACCATTCCCCAAGGGCAAAGTATTAAGGATCATCTTCATGGGTTCCTTGAAATCAGAATCCTTTGTCAGGGCGAGCTCTTGTGTAATATTTCAGGAAATCAAATTCTTTTACGCCCAGGAGATAAAATTGAAATTCCTGCGAACACAAAACATTCTTACACCAACAACTCAAAAGAATCTTGCAACTGTTTGGTCGGCTATTATTCTTTTTAGTGCCTAATTAATTTTTAATACGAGGTCCCACCATGATTAAATTTTTGATATTTAGTCTTTTTATTTTAAACAACCAGGCCTTTGCCACATCGCCTGAATCATCTATTCAGACCTGTAAGGCCTTTTCCGGCCAACTTCAAAAAGAAAAAAATGAGAGTAAAAAATTAAAATTGGTCATGGATTTTATTTGGGGTCAATGGATGAAAGAATACCCTACCTGGGCTACTTTTGTTGGCTTTTCAGGATATGATGACCTTTGGCCTGATGAAAGCCTTGAGAATATTTTAAACCGAAAGAAGATGGCTCCTTGCCACTTACAACTTTTAAAAAAAATAAATTTAACCAAGCTTTCGCAAAATGATAAAATAAATTACAAATTATTTCTCAAGAAAATCAACTCTCAAATAAAAGAAAGTGAATTCCCATCAGAATATTTAGTCCTAGATCAAATGAATGGAATTCACTTGGAAATTATGGATATCATCGACGCGGCTCCCAAACTAAATAAAGAAGATTTTGAGAATCGCCTTAAACGATTGGACCGATTAGATGTCTACATTGATCAAAATATCATCCTCTTAGAAGAAGGCCTGAAACGCAAAGTCACTCCAGTGAAATTTTTAATAAAAAAAGTACCTGCACAAATTCAAGCCTTAATTTTTAGTAATCCAAAGGAAAGTCCTCTCTATAAAGTTTTTCAAGAAATGCCCACCCACATTTCTTCTGAAGAGAAATCGAAACTCTTAGCAAAAGCCGAATCTCTTATTTCAAGCAAAGTTCACCCGGCACTTAAAAAACTAAAATCTTTTATTGAAGAAAAATACTTACCCTTCTGCCGAGAAGAGATTTCCTTTAGTTCTTTACCCCAAGGTAGCCACTGGTACCACTTTCTTGTTGAAAAACACACCACCACGTCTAAAACTGCCAAAGAAATCCATGAGCTTGGACTTAAAGAAGTGACTCGTATCGATCAAGAAATGTTGCAAATTCGTCAAAAATTAAATGAGAAGCGAAGTCAGTCAGAATTTCACCAATTTTTACAAACCGATCCTCAATTTTTTTTCAAAACTCCCAAAGAACTTATCAATGCCTACCAAGCCATTGCCAAGGAAATTGATCCTGGGCTTATAAAACTTTTTTCTGATCTACCCAAACTCCCCTACGGTGTCAAACCTATGGCTGATTATAAAGCTCCGTCAGCCCCGACGGCTTACTATCAACCTGGAAGTTTCAAATCAGGACGCGCCGGTTACTTTGAAGCAAATACTTATAATTTAAATTCGCGACCCAAATGGGAAATGGAGGTATTAACCCTACATGAAGCCGTCCCGGGTCATCATTTACAAATTTCGATGGCTCAGGAGGTTGGTGATTTACCTGAGTTTAGAAAACATGAATTCTATACCGCTTATACAGAAGGGTGGGGACTTTATTCTGAAAGTTTGGGTGATGAGTTAGGCCTTTATAAAGATTTATATTCTAAATATGGCCAACTGACCTATGAAATGTGGCGTGCGGTAAGGCTTGTCGTTGATACAGGGATTCACAGTTTAAATTGGTCCAAGGAAAAGGCCCTTGAATATTTTATGGAGCACATTCCTAAAAACAAGCTCCAATCCGAAGTGGAGATTGATCGTTATATCGTCATGCCAGGTCAAGCCCTCGCCTACAAAATAGGAGAGCTAAAAATCAAAGAATTAAAAAAACAGGCTATCAAAAAACTAGGACCTAAATTTGATATCCGAGAATTTCACAAAGTTGTCCTCCAACTTGGAGCCGTGCCATTAGATCTTCTAGAAGAGGAAGTGAATCATTGGCTTGAAGCAAAATAGTTTATTGCAAGGTCTCAAAAAGTATCCTAGTCTTAAAAGCAGATTAAATCTGATTTTTCTGAATTAAACTTTAAAAAACAAGGATGGTTTTATGAATACAAGTTTAAGTATGCTTCTGCTTTTATCCCTCATAGGCAGTTTCTCTTTTGCAAAAAATAGTTTAACAAGGTTGTCCTTGGACCAAGTTCAAGTTCCCATGGAAATGAGTGAAGATAAAAATTGGAATCTTCTCATTAACACCATTGCTAAAAACGGAAAAATTTTAAGCGTTGATAACTTGAACTATCTATATTTAGAAAATATCGTTAAAAGTCCAAACTCGGAAAATCATACGGCTAATTATATAAGTATCGTTGGCTACATGGACACCGATGGTAATTATAAAGCCAGCCATTTAGAGGTCGTTAGCGAAAGCTGGATTTTAGCAGATGATGGCCGTTGGCACATCAATCAATGGTTGCATAAAGTTTCTGGAAAGAACGAAATAATATGGTCGGCGCACGTCAACTTAATTGAAGACCAAGACGGCAGAGTCTACAAGCATGAATACCTCAAAGAGACTGAAGAGATGTATGCAAAAAACTGGAAAAAAACCTTAAATTCATGGTACCAATTTATTTCACAATTCCAGTTGCCTAATTAAAATATTTTTTCTAAGATGCACAGAAATCTTTTCCATTTTTTTAAAAGACAACTGCGCGTGGCTCAGCTTGGTAGAGCACTTGCTTGGGGTGCAAGAGGTCGCTGGTTCAAATCCAGTCGCGCAGACCAATTCTAAACCTCGGCCCTTCTCAGCTAACAGTACATCACATAGCGCATTTCAGATTTAAACATTGTCCCCTTTTTTAATAATATGCCAACCATAGGAGGTCCGGACGGGTTTGGATATTTGTCCTGGACTTAAGGAATTAAAAGCATCCAGAAAATCAGAATCTAAATTCTGGGCATTGATCTCCCCCAGAAAACCACCATTATGACCACTTCGACACAAGGAAAATTTTCGAGCTAAATCTTCAATTTTTTTTTTATTTTCGAGCAGCCTATGGATGTCCTTTGCTTCATATTCATGCTTAACTAAAATATGACTTGGTTTAACTTTCATTTAAAAATATCCTTCCATTGACGAATGGCCGCAAATATTTCAACAGGATCAATGGCTTTATGGCCAAGCCTTTCGCTTGCGGCTAGTCTAACTTCTGGTGAATCCCATCGAAGAAATGGATTTGTTAACAGTTCTCCTTCGAGGGCAAATGGGACCGTGGCCTCGCCATGCTTACGGGACTCCTGTGTTTGTTTTATTCTATTTTGTATCTCTAGATTTTGAGGCTCAATGACAATCGCAAAATGAAGGTTAGACAGGGTGTATTCGTGAGCACAATAGCACAGAGTCTGAGGAGGAAGGCTAGCTATTTTTGCAAGTGAACTTTGCATTTGATAAGGGGTTCCTTCAAATAGTCGACCACACCCGGCACCAAAAAGAGTGTCGCCACAGAAAAGGGAACCCGTTGAACCTATATGCTTTCCATAATAGGCAAGATGACCTCTTGTATGACCCGGAATGGACAAAATTTCAAAATCCATCTCTATCCCTTCAACTCGTATTTTTTCATCCCCCAAGAGAGGCTCTGAAAGGTAAGGAATGTTTTCATTTGCGGGTCCATAAACCTTTATTTTCCTGTCTGGAAAGGCGTGAACTAAGTCGTGAATACCTCCAGTATGGTCACCGTGGTGATGGGTCACAAGAACCGCTGAAAGTTCCAGGTTCTCTTTCTTAAGAAATTCCAACACTGGCACTGCCTCTCCAGGATCAACAACAACGACTTGTCTCCCTTGATGGAGAACCCAAATATAATTATCTTCAAAGGCCTTAATTGGGTAAATTTTTAGAGAATACTTCATTTCAATTACTTAAAATGGCATCTAGTCTTTCAACAAGATAAATTGGGACTTCGTACATGACACGATCATTTGTAATTTTACGATAGGGATCGGGTGAAAGTTTAATCCATCTTTTGATTGCTGGGTTGATTTTTGTAAGTTCTGATATAGAGCGAGCTTTAGCTTTACGATTACTTTTAACTTCGATAGGAATGATTTCAGGCAATTTTTTGGTTCGCAAAGTGTGAATGAAATCAATTTCTGCTTTTTGCGAGGACTTATCTTTTAACCAATAAAAAAGTTGCGGATCTTCAGTCGGATTTAAATAGGCTAAATGCTGAGCAACAAATTGTTCATTCAACGAGCCTCTCATCGGCGATTCCTTAGAGAAATCATTCATAATCAGTAGCTCAGCCGAAACGAGACCACAGTCGAGATGATAAAGTTTAAAAACATGATCATCAGAAACCGCTTTTAACGGTATCGACGTCGCATTCGTATGTATGGTTGGCAATAGAATCCGAGCTTGGTGCAAAAGGTGAATGGCTTCTTTCAGATTTTTTGATTTTTCTTCAGAATCAATTTCTGAGTATTTTACCTTTTGACCAATATGCCCTGGCAAATAATTAAAAACAGCTTCACAGCGAATGGGTTGTGCACCTTTTGTATATTTAAAAAAATCGGACCGATAAGTATTAAGAATGTTTTTTTGAATTTTTCGTATATCAAATACATCTGCTTGATCAATTTCAGCTTGAACACATTCAGGCATTCCGCCGGTTATTAAAAAACTTCTCCATTCTTGAATAAGTAATTTGTGCCCCATTTCTGAAATTTTATCTGGGGAATTATTAAACTCTTCAAGAATTTGATTTTTGTTTTTTGCAAGTAAATACTCTGAAAAACTCACAGGCCCGAGATAGTAGTACTCAATACGACCGACCGGCACCGAGATCCCAGGGCTTTCAAGTAAAAAATCAAGTAAAGATCCAGCTGCAACAATTGCCAATTGAGGATATTCTTCATAAAAATAGCGCAAAGCCATAAAGGCTTGGGGAGATCTTTGTATTTCATCAAAAAATATTAAATCTGTATCTTGAGACACTTTGCGATTTATCAATAATTGAATATCTTTAATGATCGCACTCACTTTAATTTCTTCCGTTTTCAAACTAGGCAAAGAAGTTGTTTCAAGGTTTATTTCAATTAAATTTAATTTTTCTAACTTAGCAAACTCTTTTACAAGAGTGGACTTACCCACCTGACGAGCCCCACGAAAAACCAAAGGTTTTCGTTTCCTCTGATGTCGCCACTTTGATAGATCTGAAAGATTTCTTCTAAAAAACATATAAGTCTATTATACAGACTTTTTGACTTTAATCAAGGCTATAAAGTGTGCTAAAATGTCCAATAAATGGGTTTATGTCTACTTTTAATAAAAATAAAACTACCTCAATTTGAACTCGACAGCTCTTCATTAAAATTAAGATCTTTTCCAAAGGTTTCTTCTAAGGTAAAGAGACTCAATAAGGCGAGGAAAAATACAATGCCTCCAATGAGCAAAGCTGAAGGCACAACCCCCATGTCTTTCTTCAAATCAGCAAATAGAAAAACAACCAAGGCCGCAGCCCCGCGAACAAAGTTAGGTACCGTAGTGGCGACAGTGGCTCGGATATTGGTTCCAAATTGTTCAGCAGCTAAAGTTACCAGAACAGCCCAGTATCCTGCGGCACTTCCAATAACAAAGCAGGATAAATAAATCCAAAAAGGTGTGACACCTGATAAATTTAAATAAATGAGACATCCAAGAATGGCTGTAAAAATACAAATCATCACGGCCTTGTTTCTTGATTTTAACAGCTGACTGAGCATCCCCGAAATAAAATCACCCGTTGTGAGACCGATGGTTCCCCATAGAATCGCATTTCCCGCGCTGACAGAGCCTTGAATATTCAAGCTCTGGGTCAACTCGGGAGCAAAAGTAAACATGACCCCCGTGATATAATAAATAGGAATTCCGATGAGAATGCATTTAATATACCTTAGACCTCTTTCTTTATTCCATAAAAGAAAAAAATTCCCTCTGTTGGAATTGGTGGATTTATTTTTATCAACCACAGAACGATCAAGTACCTTCATTCTCAATATCAATAAAAGAAAACCCATAATTCCAGCCACAAGATAGGCCGTTTTCCAGTAAAGCATTTGTCCAAATAGTCCCGCAAATACAGATCCGAGCAAACCTAAGGTTGCCACTATGGTGGTCCCCACTCCACGGACTTCTTTAGGCAAAGTCTCTGAGACAAGGGTGATGGCAGCACCTAGTTCTC
Protein-coding regions in this window:
- a CDS encoding ATP-binding protein; this encodes MFFRRNLSDLSKWRHQRKRKPLVFRGARQVGKSTLVKEFAKLEKLNLIEINLETTSLPSLKTEEIKVSAIIKDIQLLINRKVSQDTDLIFFDEIQRSPQAFMALRYFYEEYPQLAIVAAGSLLDFLLESPGISVPVGRIEYYYLGPVSFSEYLLAKNKNQILEEFNNSPDKISEMGHKLLIQEWRSFLITGGMPECVQAEIDQADVFDIRKIQKNILNTYRSDFFKYTKGAQPIRCEAVFNYLPGHIGQKVKYSEIDSEEKSKNLKEAIHLLHQARILLPTIHTNATSIPLKAVSDDHVFKLYHLDCGLVSAELLIMNDFSKESPMRGSLNEQFVAQHLAYLNPTEDPQLFYWLKDKSSQKAEIDFIHTLRTKKLPEIIPIEVKSNRKAKARSISELTKINPAIKRWIKLSPDPYRKITNDRVMYEVPIYLVERLDAILSN
- a CDS encoding MFS transporter, encoding MIPQEKLAKQNFWHQIRPALNSVVIVAGLGYFVDLFHITLFGVVRISSFSDLGISDPDQLMSAGVLSYNAQMVGMMIGGLFWGVLGDKLGRYFILTVPIVIYSLGSIANIFVWDSNSYAVCRFITGMGLAGELGAAITLVSETLPKEVRGVGTTIVATLGLLGSVFAGLFGQMLYWKTAYLVAGIMGFLLLILRMKVLDRSVVDKNKSTNSNRGNFFLLWNKERGLRYIKCILIGIPIYYITGVMFTFAPELTQSLNIQGSVSAGNAILWGTIGLTTGDFISGMLSQLLKSRNKAVMICIFTAILGCLIYLNLSGVTPFWIYLSCFVIGSAAGYWAVLVTLAAEQFGTNIRATVATTVPNFVRGAAALVVFLFADLKKDMGVVPSALLIGGIVFFLALLSLFTLEETFGKDLNFNEELSSSN
- a CDS encoding cupin domain-containing protein, which produces MIVHRWQGVKTLTTEEIKKCYQIKKDQDFVLETIPQGQSIKDHLHGFLEIRILCQGELLCNISGNQILLRPGDKIEIPANTKHSYTNNSKESCNCLVGYYSF
- a CDS encoding DUF885 domain-containing protein; the encoded protein is MIKFLIFSLFILNNQAFATSPESSIQTCKAFSGQLQKEKNESKKLKLVMDFIWGQWMKEYPTWATFVGFSGYDDLWPDESLENILNRKKMAPCHLQLLKKINLTKLSQNDKINYKLFLKKINSQIKESEFPSEYLVLDQMNGIHLEIMDIIDAAPKLNKEDFENRLKRLDRLDVYIDQNIILLEEGLKRKVTPVKFLIKKVPAQIQALIFSNPKESPLYKVFQEMPTHISSEEKSKLLAKAESLISSKVHPALKKLKSFIEEKYLPFCREEISFSSLPQGSHWYHFLVEKHTTTSKTAKEIHELGLKEVTRIDQEMLQIRQKLNEKRSQSEFHQFLQTDPQFFFKTPKELINAYQAIAKEIDPGLIKLFSDLPKLPYGVKPMADYKAPSAPTAYYQPGSFKSGRAGYFEANTYNLNSRPKWEMEVLTLHEAVPGHHLQISMAQEVGDLPEFRKHEFYTAYTEGWGLYSESLGDELGLYKDLYSKYGQLTYEMWRAVRLVVDTGIHSLNWSKEKALEYFMEHIPKNKLQSEVEIDRYIVMPGQALAYKIGELKIKELKKQAIKKLGPKFDIREFHKVVLQLGAVPLDLLEEEVNHWLEAK
- the gloB gene encoding hydroxyacylglutathione hydrolase, producing the protein MKYSLKIYPIKAFEDNYIWVLHQGRQVVVVDPGEAVPVLEFLKKENLELSAVLVTHHHGDHTGGIHDLVHAFPDRKIKVYGPANENIPYLSEPLLGDEKIRVEGIEMDFEILSIPGHTRGHLAYYGKHIGSTGSLFCGDTLFGAGCGRLFEGTPYQMQSSLAKIASLPPQTLCYCAHEYTLSNLHFAIVIEPQNLEIQNRIKQTQESRKHGEATVPFALEGELLTNPFLRWDSPEVRLAASERLGHKAIDPVEIFAAIRQWKDIFK
- a CDS encoding peptidyl-prolyl cis-trans isomerase, whose amino-acid sequence is MKVKPSHILVKHEYEAKDIHRLLENKKKIEDLARKFSLCRSGHNGGFLGEINAQNLDSDFLDAFNSLSPGQISKPVRTSYGWHIIKKGDNV